GATCCGCCGCCGGCGCTCGGAGTAGAAGACGCGGCGGCGCGCGATGCCCGCGCGCCGCCGCCGCGCGGCGTGCCGTACGCGCCGCGCCGCCGAACGCACCGCGCACGCATCGAGACGGGGGACCCGCCTTGGCGATCGACGAGAGCTCCCTTCCGCCCTACGACCCGGCCGAGGTCCTCGCGCTGCCCTTCCCGCGCCGGCTGCGCATGAACTGCCGGACGTGGGCCTCGCAGATCCAGCCGACGCCGTTCTCGCTGATGGCGATGTACTGGGCGAAGTACATCTTCCTGTTCATCGGGGGCTGGGCGTTCTGGGTCTCGTTCTCGAGCTCGTACACGGGCTTCACCGATCCGGCCTCGTGGGCCTTCTCGCACGACGCGTTCCGCAAGGCGATCGCGTGGGCGATCTTCTACGAGCTCATGGGCTTCGGCTGCGGCTCGGGGCCGATGAACGCGCGCTACTGGCCGCCGATCGGCGGCTTCCTCCACTACCTGCGTCCCGGCACGATCAAGCTCCCGTTCTTCCCGGACGCGCCGGTGATCGGCGGCTCGTCGCGCACGTGGCTCGACGTCGCGCTCTACGGTGCGAACCAGCTGTTCCTGCTGCGCGTGCTCGTCGCGCCCGAGGTGACGGCGGATCTCCTGCTGCCGACGTGCATCCTGCTCCCCGTCCTCGGCGTGCTCGACACGACGCTCTTCCTCGCGGCGCGCTCCGAGCACTACTTCCTCGTGTTCGCGAGCCTGTTCGTCTGCTTCGACGACGGCGTCTGGATCGCGGCCGCGAAGCTCGTGTGGTGCTTCATCTGGTTCTGGGCCGCGAGCTCCAAGGTCAACCACCACTTCCCGTCCGTGATCATGGTGATGATGAACAACGGGCCCTTCTTCCCGAAGTGGCTCAAGTCGTACCTGTTCGCGGGCTATCCCGACGACCTGCGCCCGTCGCGGTTCGCGACCTTCATGGCGCACTTCGGGACGCTCTCCGAGTACATGCTGCCGGTGTGCCTGATCCTCGCGACGGAGCTCGGCGCGCACCCGCTCGCGCTCGCGGCGGCGTGCCTGTTCGTCACGAGCTTCCACGGGTGGATCGGCATCAACAACCCGTCCGGCATGCCCGTCGACTGGAACATCCTGATGATCTACGGCGCGTGGTGGCTGTGGTTCGCGCACCCGACGCCGCCCGTGCAGGCGATCTTCCTGGCGAATCCGGCGTGGGCGGCGGTGATGCTCTTCTGCCTGTTCGTCGTGCCGCTCTACGGGAACCTCGTGCCGAAGCACGTCTCGTTCCTGCTGGCGATGCGGTACTACGCGGGGAACTGGGCCTACAACGTCTGGCTCTTCCGCGGCGACTCCGAGAAGAAGCTCGCGAAGATCAAGAAGGCCTCGGGCACGTTCCGCGAGCAGCTCGCGAGCATCCTGAAGGACGAGAAGATGCTCGCGGCGGCGATGTCGATGCTGCCCGTGTCGCGCTTCATGCACCTGCAGGGGCGGCCGCTGCTCGAGGCGATCCCGCGCGCCGTCGACCACGTCGACAACTACACGTTCATGGACGGCGAGGTGCTCGGCGGCGTCGTGCTCGGCTGGAACTTCGGCGACGGCCACCTGAACGGGAAGCGCCTGCTCGACGCGGTGCAGGAGCGCTGCGGCTTCGAGCCGGGCGAGCTGCGCGTCGTCTCCGTCGAGTCCGAGCCGCTCTTCGGCCACACGATGGAGTGGAAGGTCTGGGACGCCGCGACGGGGCTCGTCGACGAGGACACGACGGACATGCGGCCGATGCGCGCGCTGCAGCCCTGGCCCGAGGGCGCGCACGCCGAGGCGTTCGAGCGGGGGAATCCGTCGCGCGCCGCCTCGGCCTGACGCGATGGCGCAGCACGAGGTCGACGCGGTCGTCGTCGGCTCGGGGCCGAACGGGCTCGCCGCCGCGATCGCACTCGCACAGGAGGGCGCGTCGGTGCTCGTCGTCGAGGGGCACGAGGAGCCCGGCGGCGGCACGCGCTCGGCCGAGCTCACGCTCCCCGGCTTCGTCCACGACGTGTGCTCGGCCGTGCACCCGATGGGCATCCTCTCGCCCTTCTTCCGCACGCTCCCTCTGCACGAGCACGGCCTCGAGTGGGTGCGGCCCGCGGCGAGCGTCGCGCACCCGCTCGACGACCAGGACGCCGTCGTGCTCTACCGCTCCGTCGCGCGCACGGCCGCCGGGCTCGGCCGCGACGCGCGCGCGTGGGAGCGGCTCGTCGGCCCCTTCGTCGAGGACGCGAACGGGCTGCTCGAGGACGTGCTCGCACCGCTGCGCATCCCGCGTCACCCGCTCGCGATGGCGCGCTTCGGGATGCGCGGCGCGTTCTCGGCGAACCGGCTGGCGCGCATCGCGTTCCGCGAGCCGCGGGCGCGCGCGCTCCTCGCGGGCTGCGCCGCGCACTCGGTGCTGCCGCTGACGCAGCCGCTCACGGCCGCGCTCGGTCTCGTCTTCGCGGTGACCGCGCACGCGGAGGACTGGCCCGTCGCGCGCGGCGGGTCGCAGGCGATCGCGCGCGCGCTGACGCGCCATCTCGCGACGC
This Myxococcota bacterium DNA region includes the following protein-coding sequences:
- a CDS encoding DUF3556 domain-containing protein, with the protein product MAIDESSLPPYDPAEVLALPFPRRLRMNCRTWASQIQPTPFSLMAMYWAKYIFLFIGGWAFWVSFSSSYTGFTDPASWAFSHDAFRKAIAWAIFYELMGFGCGSGPMNARYWPPIGGFLHYLRPGTIKLPFFPDAPVIGGSSRTWLDVALYGANQLFLLRVLVAPEVTADLLLPTCILLPVLGVLDTTLFLAARSEHYFLVFASLFVCFDDGVWIAAAKLVWCFIWFWAASSKVNHHFPSVIMVMMNNGPFFPKWLKSYLFAGYPDDLRPSRFATFMAHFGTLSEYMLPVCLILATELGAHPLALAAACLFVTSFHGWIGINNPSGMPVDWNILMIYGAWWLWFAHPTPPVQAIFLANPAWAAVMLFCLFVVPLYGNLVPKHVSFLLAMRYYAGNWAYNVWLFRGDSEKKLAKIKKASGTFREQLASILKDEKMLAAAMSMLPVSRFMHLQGRPLLEAIPRAVDHVDNYTFMDGEVLGGVVLGWNFGDGHLNGKRLLDAVQERCGFEPGELRVVSVESEPLFGHTMEWKVWDAATGLVDEDTTDMRPMRALQPWPEGAHAEAFERGNPSRAASA